In a genomic window of Nostoc sp. UHCC 0870:
- a CDS encoding helix-turn-helix domain-containing protein yields MEIAESEEELKKRLQTANLVNQKEKLQMLWWIKSGQIKEQQEIGNRLARDTSTITRWLQKYKTGGLPSLLEIKKAPGAKRKIHPGAIAALESELKTGKGFASYGAIVEWLKLEQGLEVEYATVYALVRYKLGAKLKVPRPQSHKQEEKLVSD; encoded by the coding sequence ATGGAAATAGCAGAGAGTGAAGAAGAACTCAAAAAACGTCTTCAAACAGCCAATTTGGTAAATCAGAAAGAAAAATTACAGATGCTGTGGTGGATAAAAAGCGGTCAGATAAAGGAACAGCAAGAAATTGGAAACCGCTTGGCAAGAGATACTTCAACAATCACCAGATGGCTACAGAAGTATAAAACAGGTGGTCTACCTAGTTTATTGGAAATAAAGAAAGCCCCAGGTGCAAAACGAAAAATTCATCCAGGAGCGATCGCGGCACTGGAGTCAGAGTTAAAAACAGGTAAAGGGTTTGCGAGCTATGGTGCCATCGTAGAGTGGTTAAAACTCGAACAAGGGCTGGAGGTTGAATATGCAACAGTGTATGCGTTAGTTCGATATAAATTAGGGGCAAAACTCAAAGTACCACGCCCTCAAAGCCATAAGCAGGAGGAAAAGTTAGTATCTGATTAA
- a CDS encoding photosystem II manganese-stabilizing polypeptide, whose protein sequence is MRYRALIVAFLAVCLGLLTACSDAPAASSGDILTYEQIRGTGLANKCPQLTETSRGSIALDSSQSYAIKELCLEPTTFFVKEEPANKRQKAEFVAGKLLTRYTSTIDQVSGDLTINPDNSLTFTEKDGLDFQAITVQLPGGERVPFLFTIKNLVAQTQPGLTSVNTSTDFEGTFKVPSYRGAAFLDPKGRGIVSGYDNAVALPAQSDDEELTRVNVKRADILKGKISLQVAKVDSASGEIAGTFESEQPSDTDLGADEPKEVKVRGLFYARVEPNRG, encoded by the coding sequence ATGAGGTATCGCGCTTTAATTGTTGCATTCTTAGCTGTGTGCTTGGGGCTACTCACTGCTTGTAGTGATGCTCCTGCTGCTAGCAGTGGGGATATACTCACTTACGAACAAATTCGAGGCACTGGCTTGGCTAACAAATGCCCCCAACTAACAGAAACAAGCCGTGGATCAATTGCCCTGGATTCTAGTCAATCCTACGCCATTAAAGAACTCTGCTTAGAACCAACCACTTTCTTTGTCAAAGAAGAACCTGCGAATAAACGTCAAAAAGCAGAATTTGTCGCTGGCAAATTGTTGACTAGATATACTTCCACCATTGACCAAGTTTCCGGCGATCTGACTATCAACCCTGATAACAGCTTGACTTTTACGGAAAAAGATGGTCTTGACTTCCAAGCCATCACCGTGCAACTACCTGGTGGTGAACGAGTACCATTCCTGTTCACTATTAAAAACTTAGTTGCTCAAACTCAACCTGGTTTAACCAGTGTTAATACTTCCACAGACTTTGAAGGAACTTTTAAAGTACCTTCCTATCGTGGTGCTGCTTTCCTCGATCCTAAAGGTCGCGGTATCGTTAGTGGCTATGACAATGCTGTAGCCCTACCAGCTCAATCCGATGATGAAGAACTCACCCGCGTTAACGTCAAGCGTGCGGACATTCTCAAAGGTAAAATTTCTCTACAAGTAGCTAAAGTAGATAGTGCTAGTGGTGAAATTGCTGGTACTTTCGAGAGCGAACAGCCCTCTGATACTGATTTAGGTGCTGATGAACCCAAAGAAGTCAAAGTTCGTGGTCTGTTTTACGCTAGGGTTGAACCCAACCGTGGCTAA
- a CDS encoding nSTAND1 domain-containing NTPase, whose protein sequence is MTQCQLTIAIANNNQHSLQRLIRSIKLSKDQFALILVRCNYKHLREQMLNELRSQSKDINIKEIFLPSSITTLHTTISSELFLENPAVATDSLPSAVMVFGLESIISLDDLIIGINQARDIYAATFPFPLILWLQDEVASSLSRLAPDFKSWAATTIKFELAKEDLIALIRQETESLFARVLETGADKFISNAALNLDPKSQHRHEIESARNDLLRLYSVQLEPGLEASLEFVLGRDKYANDQINSALAHYQKSLALWQQEARRLRDLGAVKCHYSHQLWQAIISFHLGLCYRRMADLHRGSKSSYWQRALLWFQQCLEILEEAQREDLIAKFILSACEMLQRLQRWEELNILTHQSLKLHKIYGFPAQVAQDYSFLAAIAITESNWILAHELVNSSLAIAEQSTEVSPHQESRYLLLLARTQWHLGKPEEAISNLEWAKVICELQYEPSLYLEILEELRSLYFIERHDYLEAFKIKQEKIQIEHQYGFRAFIGASQLQPQRYKKDLSLESQNIASIPDDVAQEIAASGRQQDIQRLIERITRADYKLTVVHGPSGVGKSSILKAGLVPALMGKVIGDRIPLPIVLSAYTDWISALGNCVNQAIAQTDMSSIVEFTSTSIIEKIRLTVERNYTIVIILDQFEEFFFINHADQRINFYYFLSQCLNLPYVKIIISLREDYLHYLLEFERFSKSSNETLYDLSVINQNILDKDIRYYLGNFSIEDTLGIICSFTKNSHYEMSSQLINTLVQDLAGELGEVHPIELQIVGAQLQAENITNLEQYKLCGGSKKLVERWLEEVIKDCGTKNEDLSWQLLFELTDEKGTRPLKSEMDFLHVIEQYSDVIPDFDAAGDLILEILVGSGLVLRLRAETGDSYQLVHDYLVEPIRQKNNHGIAAELEKVKCEKKQAEVAQQVSQEQLNLVLRRRLREARIAGVLLGIMGSTIASLWWQADMQKRAAEMQTIRAERSETNLQISAIASSSEALYTSNQQFDALLESLRAWRKLKDSKGILPETQMRVATALQQAVYGVTELNRLEGHTDIVWGVTFSPDGKLLASASTDKTIKLWQPDGTLRQSLAGHTSAVTSVSFSPDGQSLASSSLDKTVLIWRKNPTTGIFDQEPSITLANAGDWVYNVTFSPDGELIATASRDKTVKLWRKDGSLVTTLKGHEGSVNWVSFSPDGRFIASASEDKTVKIWRRDGSLFKTLSGHELGVTVVTFSPNGELLASASRDKTVKLWQIERTQQDISKVQIYKNLTQHTSTVWSLSFSSDSQKLASASDDNIINLWTQTGTLIKTFKGHSDAVVSVAFSPDNKMLASGSYDKSVRLWSIESPTLPILRGHEGRVLSVAWSPDGQMLASGSRDRTVKLWRRDLINGKTETNIYKTLVGHTDIVNSVSIDPKGEIIASGSYDQTVKLWRRDGTLLKNLLGHSDGVISVNFSPDGALLASASRDKTIKLWNRNGSLLKTLEGHQARVNSVSFSPDGQVIASASDDKTIKLWRRDGTLIKTFTPHDSWVLGVTFSPKDQLLASAGWDNTIRLWRRDGTLLQTLLKGYSDSVNAVTFSPNGEILASANWDSTVKLWSREGKLIKTLNGHQSPVLSVSFSPDGQTLASASDDNTIILWNLHLDDLLSGGCNWVDDYLKHNNNVEASDRSLCEDNSENR, encoded by the coding sequence ATGACACAATGCCAACTGACAATAGCGATCGCTAATAATAATCAACACTCTCTACAAAGACTAATTAGGTCTATTAAGCTTTCTAAAGACCAATTCGCTCTGATCTTAGTACGTTGTAATTATAAACATCTACGGGAGCAGATGCTAAATGAACTACGCTCTCAAAGTAAAGATATCAATATCAAAGAGATATTTCTGCCATCATCTATTACCACCTTACATACAACAATATCTTCAGAACTATTTCTAGAAAACCCTGCTGTAGCTACAGATTCATTACCATCGGCTGTAATGGTTTTTGGTCTGGAATCAATAATTTCTCTTGATGATTTAATTATTGGCATTAATCAAGCACGAGATATCTATGCAGCTACTTTCCCTTTTCCGCTAATTTTATGGCTACAAGATGAAGTAGCATCATCGCTTTCTAGGTTAGCTCCTGATTTTAAAAGCTGGGCAGCAACTACAATTAAATTTGAACTAGCGAAAGAAGATTTAATTGCCTTAATTAGGCAAGAAACGGAGTCTTTATTTGCTAGAGTGTTAGAAACAGGTGCTGATAAATTTATTTCTAATGCTGCGCTTAATTTAGACCCCAAGTCGCAACACCGTCACGAAATAGAATCAGCACGTAATGATTTACTGCGCTTATATAGTGTGCAATTAGAACCTGGTTTAGAAGCTAGCTTAGAATTTGTTCTGGGAAGAGATAAATATGCCAATGATCAAATTAATAGTGCCTTAGCTCATTACCAAAAAAGCCTAGCTTTGTGGCAGCAAGAAGCAAGAAGGCTAAGAGATTTAGGTGCTGTAAAGTGTCATTATTCTCATCAGCTTTGGCAGGCAATCATCTCATTTCACTTAGGGTTATGTTATCGCCGGATGGCAGATTTACACCGAGGTAGTAAGAGTAGCTATTGGCAACGTGCTTTGTTATGGTTTCAACAATGTCTGGAGATATTAGAAGAAGCGCAAAGAGAAGATTTAATTGCTAAGTTTATTCTTTCAGCCTGTGAAATGCTACAACGCTTACAACGCTGGGAAGAATTAAATATATTAACTCACCAATCTTTAAAATTACATAAAATCTATGGGTTTCCAGCACAGGTTGCTCAAGATTATAGCTTTTTAGCTGCGATCGCAATTACGGAATCTAATTGGATATTAGCTCATGAACTAGTCAATTCATCTCTAGCGATCGCAGAACAATCTACAGAAGTTTCTCCTCACCAAGAAAGTAGATATCTGTTATTATTAGCCAGAACCCAATGGCATTTAGGAAAGCCAGAAGAAGCGATTAGTAACCTAGAATGGGCTAAGGTAATATGTGAACTACAGTATGAACCCTCACTTTATCTAGAAATTTTAGAAGAGTTGCGATCGCTCTATTTCATCGAACGGCATGACTATCTAGAAGCCTTTAAAATTAAACAAGAAAAAATTCAAATTGAACATCAATATGGCTTTCGTGCTTTCATAGGTGCTAGTCAATTACAACCTCAACGTTATAAAAAAGATTTATCTTTAGAATCTCAAAATATAGCATCTATTCCTGATGATGTGGCACAGGAAATAGCTGCATCTGGAAGACAGCAAGATATTCAGCGTTTAATTGAAAGAATTACTCGTGCTGATTATAAACTTACGGTAGTTCACGGACCATCTGGAGTTGGCAAAAGTTCAATATTGAAAGCAGGTTTAGTCCCTGCTCTTATGGGAAAAGTTATTGGTGATCGTATCCCTTTACCCATTGTTTTATCTGCCTATACTGATTGGATTTCCGCTTTGGGAAACTGTGTTAACCAAGCGATCGCACAGACAGATATGTCAAGTATAGTTGAATTTACTTCGACTAGTATTATTGAAAAAATTCGCTTAACTGTTGAACGAAATTACACAATAGTTATTATTCTTGATCAGTTTGAAGAATTCTTCTTTATTAATCATGCCGATCAAAGAATTAATTTTTATTATTTCCTGAGTCAATGTTTAAATCTTCCTTATGTAAAAATAATTATTTCTTTGAGAGAAGATTATTTACACTATTTATTGGAATTTGAACGATTTAGTAAAAGTAGTAATGAGACTTTATACGATTTGAGTGTAATCAACCAAAATATCTTAGATAAAGATATTCGCTATTATTTAGGAAATTTCTCCATTGAGGATACTTTAGGTATTATATGTAGCTTTACTAAAAATTCGCATTATGAAATGAGCAGTCAACTCATTAATACCCTAGTCCAAGATTTGGCAGGAGAACTAGGAGAAGTACACCCAATCGAATTGCAAATAGTAGGCGCACAATTACAAGCAGAGAATATTACTAACTTAGAACAATATAAACTTTGTGGTGGCTCGAAAAAATTAGTAGAGAGATGGTTAGAAGAAGTTATCAAAGATTGTGGGACAAAAAATGAAGATTTAAGTTGGCAATTATTATTTGAGTTAACTGACGAAAAAGGTACACGTCCATTAAAAAGTGAAATGGATTTTCTCCACGTCATCGAACAGTATAGTGATGTAATACCAGACTTTGATGCTGCTGGAGATTTAATTTTAGAAATTTTAGTTGGCTCAGGTTTAGTATTACGTTTACGAGCAGAAACAGGCGATAGTTATCAATTGGTGCATGATTATTTAGTAGAACCAATTCGGCAAAAAAATAATCACGGCATAGCAGCTGAATTAGAGAAGGTAAAATGCGAAAAAAAGCAGGCTGAAGTAGCTCAACAGGTTTCTCAAGAACAACTCAATTTAGTTTTGCGAAGACGATTGCGAGAAGCACGTATAGCAGGTGTATTGCTAGGGATCATGGGTAGCACAATTGCCTCCCTGTGGTGGCAAGCTGATATGCAAAAAAGAGCCGCAGAAATGCAAACAATCCGGGCTGAACGCAGTGAAACCAACTTACAAATTAGCGCGATCGCATCTTCTAGTGAAGCCCTCTATACTTCCAATCAGCAATTTGATGCCCTACTAGAAAGTTTGCGTGCTTGGAGAAAACTTAAAGATTCAAAGGGAATCCTTCCAGAAACTCAAATGCGAGTAGCGACAGCCTTGCAACAGGCAGTTTATGGAGTCACAGAGTTAAATCGCTTAGAAGGACACACTGATATTGTCTGGGGTGTAACATTTAGCCCAGATGGTAAGTTATTGGCATCAGCAAGCACTGACAAAACAATCAAGTTATGGCAGCCTGATGGGACTTTACGCCAAAGTCTTGCCGGTCATACTAGTGCGGTGACTAGTGTGAGTTTTAGCCCAGATGGTCAAAGCCTAGCTTCTTCTAGCCTGGACAAAACAGTGCTAATTTGGCGCAAAAATCCAACCACGGGAATCTTTGACCAAGAACCATCTATAACCTTGGCTAATGCTGGAGATTGGGTTTATAACGTCACTTTCAGCCCTGACGGGGAGTTAATAGCTACTGCGAGTAGAGATAAAACTGTCAAACTCTGGCGAAAAGACGGTAGCTTAGTCACAACACTCAAGGGACATGAAGGATCTGTAAATTGGGTCAGTTTTAGCCCTGATGGTCGATTTATTGCTTCAGCCAGTGAAGATAAAACCGTGAAAATCTGGCGGAGGGATGGTAGCCTATTCAAAACTTTGTCAGGGCATGAATTGGGTGTAACAGTTGTGACTTTTAGCCCTAATGGTGAACTGCTAGCCTCAGCCAGTCGAGATAAAACAGTCAAACTTTGGCAAATAGAGCGCACGCAGCAAGATATTTCCAAAGTTCAAATATATAAAAATTTAACGCAACATACCAGTACAGTCTGGAGTCTTAGCTTCAGTTCTGATAGTCAAAAGTTAGCTTCTGCCAGTGATGATAATATCATCAACCTCTGGACTCAAACTGGGACATTAATCAAAACTTTTAAAGGTCATAGCGATGCCGTTGTGAGCGTGGCTTTTAGTCCAGATAATAAAATGCTGGCATCAGGTAGCTATGACAAAAGTGTGAGATTGTGGAGTATTGAATCGCCGACACTACCTATTTTGCGCGGTCATGAGGGGAGGGTTTTGAGCGTTGCATGGAGTCCTGATGGACAGATGTTGGCTTCTGGAAGTCGCGATCGCACCGTGAAACTTTGGCGACGAGATTTGATCAACGGTAAAACCGAAACAAATATTTACAAAACTCTAGTAGGTCATACAGACATTGTTAATAGCGTCAGTATTGACCCCAAAGGTGAAATTATCGCTTCTGGTAGTTATGACCAAACTGTAAAACTATGGCGACGTGATGGGACTTTACTAAAAAATCTCCTAGGACACAGTGATGGGGTGATCAGTGTGAATTTCAGCCCAGATGGTGCGTTGTTAGCGTCAGCTAGTAGGGATAAAACCATCAAACTGTGGAATCGTAACGGGAGTCTGCTCAAAACCTTAGAAGGGCATCAAGCGCGGGTAAACAGTGTTAGTTTCAGTCCCGATGGTCAGGTGATAGCTTCTGCTAGCGACGACAAAACCATAAAACTGTGGCGACGGGATGGAACTTTAATTAAAACCTTTACTCCCCATGATAGTTGGGTGCTAGGGGTGACTTTTAGTCCCAAGGATCAATTGCTAGCTTCTGCCGGTTGGGACAATACAATTCGCCTATGGCGACGAGATGGGACTTTGTTACAAACCTTATTAAAGGGATACAGCGACAGCGTTAATGCGGTCACTTTCAGTCCTAATGGTGAAATCCTCGCCTCTGCTAATTGGGACAGTACAGTCAAGCTTTGGAGCCGTGAGGGCAAATTAATAAAAACCCTCAACGGGCATCAATCTCCGGTCTTGAGTGTCAGTTTTAGCCCTGATGGTCAAACCTTAGCATCGGCTAGTGATGACAATACGATTATTCTGTGGAATTTGCATCTGGATGATCTATTGTCGGGTGGCTGTAATTGGGTAGATGATTACCTCAAACACAACAACAATGTAGAAGCCAGCGATCGCTCACTCTGTGAAGATAACAGCGAAAATCGCTAG
- a CDS encoding ATP-binding protein: MGNTLNLSRFYKACNPSYTLNMGVKLDQQYYIDFADVRGCKIVEELQRTISRISPDEPTCQLFTGHIGCGKSTELQRLKAELELAGFHVVYFESSQDLDMADIDISDILLSVARQVSVSLEAIGVKQKPGYFTNLFREIGDFLQTPIELSGEAEFSLGIAKITAKTKDSTQLRNQLRQYLEPRTNSILQAINEEILEKAIEQLKLRGQKGLVVIVDNLDRVDMRPMASGRTQPEYLFIDRGEQLRRLKCHVVYTIPLALIFSNEYEALKNRLGGGIAPKVLPMVLVRQRDGSDYEPGMSLLRQLVLARAFPEFTSDDREQFIRELFDSPETLDRLCRVSGGHIRNLLGLLYSCLQRQDPPFSRDCLEAVIKDYRDDLLLAIDECQWELLFEVVQQQSVKGESDYQSLLRSMYLFEYRDPRGRWFGISPALAETEKVVAWQKLK, translated from the coding sequence ATGGGAAATACATTAAACTTGTCGCGCTTTTACAAAGCGTGTAATCCTAGCTACACATTAAATATGGGTGTGAAGTTAGATCAGCAATACTATATAGATTTTGCTGATGTGCGTGGATGCAAGATTGTGGAAGAATTACAACGTACAATCAGTCGTATTTCTCCTGACGAGCCTACCTGTCAGTTGTTTACAGGTCATATTGGTTGTGGTAAGTCAACGGAGCTGCAACGCCTCAAAGCAGAGCTAGAATTAGCAGGATTTCATGTAGTTTATTTCGAGTCCAGCCAAGACCTAGACATGGCGGATATTGACATCAGTGATATTCTGCTGAGTGTGGCTCGTCAAGTTAGTGTCAGTTTAGAAGCAATTGGTGTCAAACAGAAGCCAGGATATTTTACCAATTTATTTAGAGAAATAGGAGATTTTTTGCAAACACCCATAGAACTTTCTGGAGAAGCAGAATTTTCCTTGGGGATTGCCAAAATTACGGCTAAAACCAAAGATAGCACTCAGTTACGCAATCAACTGCGACAGTATTTAGAACCCCGTACCAATAGCATTCTGCAAGCGATTAATGAAGAAATATTAGAGAAAGCAATTGAACAGCTAAAGTTGCGGGGTCAAAAAGGACTAGTAGTAATTGTAGATAACTTAGATAGAGTAGATATGCGTCCAATGGCCTCTGGACGGACGCAACCAGAATATCTCTTCATTGATAGAGGCGAACAGTTACGCCGCCTTAAATGTCATGTAGTTTACACTATTCCACTGGCGTTAATTTTCTCTAATGAGTACGAAGCACTCAAAAATCGCTTGGGTGGAGGTATTGCACCCAAGGTTTTACCAATGGTATTGGTGCGACAAAGAGATGGTAGTGATTATGAACCAGGGATGTCTCTACTGCGCCAATTGGTGTTAGCAAGAGCTTTTCCAGAATTTACCTCTGATGACCGGGAGCAATTTATTAGAGAGTTATTTGATTCACCAGAAACTTTAGATCGTTTATGTCGTGTCAGTGGTGGACACATACGTAATTTATTGGGGTTACTTTACAGTTGTCTGCAAAGGCAAGATCCGCCATTTTCCAGAGACTGTTTAGAAGCTGTCATTAAAGATTACCGAGATGATCTGCTATTAGCAATCGATGAATGTCAGTGGGAATTGCTATTTGAAGTAGTACAACAGCAGAGTGTGAAAGGAGAGTCAGACTACCAGAGTTTGCTCAGAAGTATGTATCTGTTTGAATATCGAGATCCTAGAGGTCGTTGGTTTGGTATTAGCCCAGCATTAGCAGAGACAGAAAAAGTTGTTGCTTGGCAAAAACTTAAGTAA
- a CDS encoding cell division protein FtsQ/DivIB, translating into MPEIVSVSRKDLAQRRQKLRRQRQVKILQTIWRTIAISGLAGGLLWVAIQPIWVLKTPKQVLITSGNQSLSQEAVQSVLKLSYPQSLWRIQPSVIAESLKKQPTIAQATVNRRLFPPGLIIEIEERVPVAVAQKTKAQGNTNKDSTGLLDANGVWIPLEKYTLMNPNFKLPSLKVIGSPEKYGSYWNQLYSYVSQSSVKITEIDCQDSTNLILKTEIGNVHIGALSPQLPEQINLLARMRNLPKKLNPSEIEYIDLTNPKSPLVHMIQKQEMINSSSP; encoded by the coding sequence ATGCCTGAGATCGTATCTGTTTCTCGCAAAGATTTAGCCCAACGCCGCCAAAAATTACGCCGACAACGCCAAGTAAAAATTTTGCAAACGATTTGGCGTACCATCGCCATTAGTGGGCTAGCTGGTGGTTTGCTGTGGGTGGCTATCCAACCGATATGGGTGTTAAAAACACCTAAACAAGTATTGATAACATCAGGTAATCAATCACTGTCACAAGAGGCGGTTCAGTCGGTGTTAAAACTATCTTATCCCCAGTCTTTATGGCGGATTCAACCCTCGGTGATTGCAGAATCCTTGAAGAAACAGCCAACTATTGCACAAGCGACTGTCAACCGTCGCCTTTTTCCTCCAGGATTAATTATCGAAATTGAGGAAAGAGTACCTGTAGCTGTAGCGCAAAAAACTAAGGCACAAGGAAATACTAATAAAGATAGTACAGGTTTATTAGATGCAAATGGGGTTTGGATACCTTTAGAAAAATACACACTGATGAATCCTAACTTTAAATTACCTAGTCTTAAAGTTATCGGGTCGCCAGAGAAGTATGGCTCATACTGGAATCAACTGTATTCCTATGTCAGTCAAAGTTCCGTGAAAATTACGGAAATTGATTGCCAAGACTCAACAAACTTAATATTGAAAACAGAAATAGGAAATGTCCATATTGGGGCTTTGAGTCCTCAATTACCTGAACAAATTAATTTACTTGCTAGAATGCGTAACTTACCGAAAAAACTTAATCCGAGTGAAATCGAGTACATTGATTTGACAAATCCCAAATCTCCGTTAGTACATATGATCCAAAAACAAGAGATGATTAACTCTTCAAGTCCTTAG
- the ftsZ gene encoding cell division protein FtsZ: MTLDNNQELTYKNSQSLGQPGFSLAVNASNPFNHSGLNFGQNHDSKKINIESGRIGEIVPGRVANIKVIGVGGGGGNAVNRMIESDVSGVEFWSINTDAQALTLAGAPSRLQIGQKLTRGLGAGGNPAIGQKAAEESRDEIATALEGADLVFITAGMGGGTGTGAAPIVAEIAKEMGALTVGVVTRPFVFEGRRRTTQAEQGIEGLKSRVDTLIIIPNNKLLEVIPEQTPVQEAFRYADDVLRQGVQGISDIITIPGLVNVDFADVRAVMADAGSALMGIGVSSGKSRAREAAIAAISSPLLECSIEGARGVVFNITGGSDLTLHEVNAAAETIYEVVDPNANIIFGAVIDDRLQGEVRITVIATGFTGEIQAAPQQGVANARVTTPPKRPSSPPPAGNPPAVTPEPKEKGGLDIPDFLQRRRTPPRN, translated from the coding sequence ATGACACTTGATAATAACCAAGAGCTTACCTATAAAAACTCCCAATCTTTGGGGCAACCTGGTTTTTCTTTAGCAGTGAACGCATCTAACCCCTTTAATCACTCTGGACTGAATTTTGGACAAAATCACGACAGCAAGAAAATCAATATCGAAAGTGGCAGAATTGGTGAGATTGTCCCAGGACGGGTAGCCAATATTAAAGTGATAGGTGTCGGTGGTGGTGGTGGAAATGCGGTTAACCGCATGATTGAATCTGATGTTTCTGGAGTAGAGTTTTGGTCAATTAATACAGATGCCCAAGCTTTGACTCTAGCAGGTGCGCCTAGTCGGTTACAAATTGGACAAAAACTCACACGCGGCTTAGGGGCTGGTGGTAATCCGGCTATTGGTCAAAAAGCAGCAGAAGAATCGCGGGATGAAATTGCTACGGCTTTAGAGGGTGCTGATTTAGTGTTTATTACTGCCGGTATGGGAGGCGGTACTGGTACAGGTGCTGCTCCCATTGTCGCAGAAATAGCCAAAGAAATGGGCGCACTAACTGTTGGTGTGGTAACACGTCCTTTTGTCTTTGAAGGTCGCCGCCGCACTACCCAGGCAGAACAAGGTATTGAAGGACTCAAAAGCCGGGTTGATACACTAATTATTATTCCTAACAATAAGCTATTGGAAGTGATTCCCGAACAAACACCAGTGCAAGAAGCTTTTCGCTATGCAGACGATGTATTACGTCAAGGTGTGCAAGGTATTTCCGATATCATTACGATTCCTGGCTTGGTGAACGTAGACTTTGCTGATGTTCGCGCTGTGATGGCTGATGCAGGCTCGGCGTTGATGGGAATTGGTGTGAGTTCTGGAAAATCAAGAGCGAGAGAAGCTGCGATAGCTGCTATTTCTTCACCACTATTAGAATGTTCTATTGAAGGAGCTAGAGGAGTTGTCTTTAATATTACAGGTGGTAGCGATCTGACTCTACATGAAGTCAATGCTGCCGCAGAGACAATCTACGAAGTAGTTGATCCTAACGCTAATATTATTTTTGGTGCAGTCATTGATGACAGGCTACAAGGTGAGGTGAGAATTACTGTAATTGCGACTGGATTTACAGGGGAAATACAAGCAGCACCGCAACAGGGTGTAGCGAATGCGCGTGTAACAACTCCACCTAAACGGCCATCTTCACCACCACCAGCAGGTAATCCCCCAGCAGTTACCCCAGAGCCTAAAGAAAAGGGTGGCTTAGATATTCCTGACTTTCTCCAGAGGCGACGCACACCACCACGGAATTAA
- the gshB gene encoding glutathione synthase, which yields MKLAFIIDPIHQLDPCHDTSVALMEAAQILGHEIWVTQANLLSVVDSKAWANLQQVEITPVELLEGRWIAANPWYKLSQRSFISLETMDAVFMRTDPPVNDAYLYATYILDYIDQNKTLVINNPSGIRDANEKMYALQFTNAIPETIVSADKEFIRKFVAAKGAAIIKPLGNKAGEGILFLQSGDRNFNSIVELSTYQGRLPVMVQTYLPEAKEGDKRIILLNGEPIGALNRLSSGSDFRNNMATGGTVAKTEITPREYEICSAVAAKLRQDGLIFVGIDVIGGYLTEVNVTSPTGIREIDRLAGTRLAHQVIKWVEQTLKK from the coding sequence GTGAAACTGGCTTTTATTATTGATCCCATCCATCAGCTTGACCCATGTCATGATACGAGCGTTGCTTTGATGGAAGCAGCACAAATTTTGGGTCATGAAATCTGGGTAACTCAGGCAAATTTGCTGAGTGTAGTAGACAGCAAAGCTTGGGCGAATTTGCAGCAGGTGGAAATTACACCAGTGGAGTTGCTGGAAGGACGCTGGATAGCGGCGAATCCTTGGTATAAGTTAAGCCAGCGTTCCTTCATCTCCCTGGAAACGATGGATGCTGTATTTATGCGGACAGATCCACCTGTAAATGATGCTTACCTCTACGCTACTTACATTCTGGATTACATCGACCAAAATAAAACTTTGGTGATCAATAATCCTAGTGGTATCCGGGATGCAAACGAAAAAATGTATGCCCTCCAGTTTACCAATGCTATTCCAGAAACCATTGTGAGTGCAGATAAGGAGTTCATTCGCAAATTTGTTGCAGCTAAAGGGGCAGCCATTATCAAGCCACTGGGTAATAAAGCTGGGGAAGGGATTTTATTTTTGCAGTCAGGCGATCGCAATTTTAATTCTATAGTCGAACTCAGTACCTACCAAGGTCGATTACCAGTCATGGTACAAACTTATTTACCAGAGGCGAAAGAAGGGGATAAGCGGATTATCCTGCTCAATGGAGAGCCAATTGGCGCACTCAATCGTCTATCTAGTGGGAGTGATTTTCGTAACAATATGGCAACTGGTGGTACAGTGGCTAAAACGGAAATTACCCCCAGAGAGTACGAAATTTGCAGTGCAGTAGCTGCAAAATTGCGCCAAGACGGTTTAATTTTTGTGGGTATTGATGTGATTGGCGGCTACTTAACAGAGGTAAATGTTACCAGTCCCACAGGAATTAGAGAAATCGACAGGCTCGCTGGTACTCGCCTGGCTCATCAAGTCATTAAATGGGTTGAGCAAACTTTGAAAAAATAA